Within Spinacia oleracea cultivar Varoflay chromosome 4, BTI_SOV_V1, whole genome shotgun sequence, the genomic segment ATCGGAGTCAGTATCGctctcgttgtaaatatgtctGATGTAAAGCTGTGGAGGTCTAGCTCGGGAAATGTAAGCGAGGTCAGGTCTCTGATCGGGTCCTTGCCATGCTCTAGAGGTTTAACTACTTCGCTCGGGAGCTGGACATAGTTATTTTCAGCAGTCTGCAGTTCTCCGTTTCCCAGGGCAAGCAAGAATGCTGAAAATTGTGGATCTTCTCGGGCACGTATGTTCTCTGTGAGACGGAACTTTGTTAACTTAGGCCACAAGGCAGAACTCACTAAGCTCACACCTACTGCTTCCCGTTGTGTTTTGTGGGGCAGGACGGGAAGTACTTGCCGAAAATCTCCCCCAAAAACAACCAGCTTTCCTCCAAAGAGCTGGTTTCCATCACACAAGTCTCTAAGCAGTAAATCCAGGGACTCAACGTTTTCTTTCCTGGCCATTGAAGCCTCATCCCATATGATCAGCGTTGTCTCCTTTATTAATGCAGCAAGGATACCCTGTTTGGGCACATTGCAGGAGAGGGAAGCTTCAATATCGATAGGAATCTTAAACCTGGAATGCGTTGTTCTTCCAGAAGGTATGTTGGCTGCAGCTATGCCTGATGTAGCAGTTGGAAGCACAATCAGGCCCATGAGTCGAATTTCTGTGTACAGGGCATTGTACAAGAAGGTTTTACCTATGCCACCTGGGCCATCTATAAAGAACGCGCCAGGTTTCTTTTGCTTCACATGCTCAATGATGCAGGTGAATGCTTCTTGTTGTGCCAGGTTTAGACTATCGCGACAACGGATGCAGTGGTTAGGTATTGGTGCATCGAGGGAATCAATGATGTCCCGTGTTCTTGCAAGCTCATCATCTGTAGGTTCAATCAAGTGTTCAAGGCCAAAAGTTTTGAGTGATTTACCCATTTCTTCCAAACACTGCTCAACTGACCTGGTTGTGAGTTGCCTGACCTTAGCCTCCGAATCTGGGAATTGATGCTTGAAATCCTCTGACAGTGCACTATAGAACTTTAGCCAGAGCGCATTAAGGTTACTCGGTTGGCAAAAAATCAGAACCGTCGCGAAGAGGCTACACAAAGCAATAGGCATTTGAACGGCGCAAGCTTCAGCTAAGCAAAGATCAACTGCGTCATCCTCCTCAAGCAAGTTGCGTTTAAGGGCTGCTTCTTGAAAAGTCACGCATCTATAGCCATCGACTGTTAAGAGATCTTCGAATGACTTAGGGATAGGGACGTGCACGAGCAATAACCTCAGGAAATAACGCTCCCCTTCAGACGGAGCAACAAAAGCTAGCCTACCGACGACAATGGTTTTGTTTTTCCTCAACAGCCACTGTTTTGAGGCACCATCCCATCTGTATTTTTCTGTGAACTGGCCATACAGGCACCCTGTGCCATCTGGTGTAGCGGCGTTTGCCCTAAAAAACTCAGTCAGAAAAGTCCGAGATTGTCTGTCAGCTGCAACGAGCGCATCAAGCCGTTCATGGGGTCTTATTTGAACTGTGTGCATGTTAGGTAGGTGGACTTGAAGTGGAAGAACAGCCGGATGCATTTCATACAAATCAAACCCAAAAATCCTCCATGCAGCCTCGCAAGGAGAAACCCATCTACCCGATTGGAACTGGTCGATCTCATCAACAGCCCTTTGCCCACCTGGTTGCACGACATTGAACGTGATCCTATCATGGCCCTTGTACACATATTTGTAGAGGTACTTAACTGCTTGAATGCTTGAAAAAACCTTAACATTTATGTGACAATCAAACAGAGATGATAGATACGGATTATAGGGAATGACCCACCTATTATCCAGATGTGCCTTGCGGATAGAAACTGCATCACTGGTGTCCCTTCTCCTGTATAATGGAAAACCATCTTTACTGGTTTTCGTTTCAGGGCAGAATTTTTTGGGGTACCCACTTTTACAATGGTTGGTATGGCCCTTATGTTTCATGCAAGGGCATTGAGGGTTTAAGTGGCCACAAGGCCCGTGCATCATATGTTTGAGGATGATCTTCCTGAGCCGGGGGTTGTCCACAGAGGGGACTTCAGCGCATACAAACCTGTCATAATCAGCAGgagttttgattttgaattcagGCTTGAGTATCATCAAGAAATGTGCATGAGGAAAGGCCCCGTTTTTGGAACTCAACCACGTAAATCATTGCAGCAACCTTCCCAAACACGTGCTTTTCCATGATCTGCTTCTTAAGCGCTAGCATCTTGGCCCTAAAAATTCTCGAAACCAAATCAGGACGGTTTTTCCATTCTTCTCTGATGGCCAATTCTTGCTTTATTTCTGGCCAATTAGGATTGCACGTCATTGTGACAAACAAATCTGGCTTCCCATATCGTTGCACCAGCGCCATGGCGTTTAAATACCTTTTTTTAAGGTCCCGAGGTCCGCCAATAAAAGTTGGGGGTAGCACAACACGATGCCCCACATTCCCTGCATTTGTTTCCCCGCTTTCTACGGTGTCCAGGATCCCTTGATATAGGTCTGCCCGTATAGTGCTCTGGTTCCTCCGGAAAAAATCAAGGCGAGTGTTTTCAATTTTCACGTACATATCCACTATATATTGTTGAAAGCAACGACCAGCTCTAAGAAGCAGATTATTCGGCCGGCTTTGGAGTTTATACGCATAGTATTCTCTTGATGAGATATTTTTATCTGCCTTGGTATGGCCTCCATTGGCACCTGCAAACAGAAGGAGCACATATGGAAGATAAGCAACTGCAAATAAAAGGACAAGTGAAGGGCGTACATTGCAATGCCATGTAAGTAACAAGCTGGACTGCTGCCTCATTAGCTTATGCCCCTTATGTTTCATGCAAGGGCAAGGGCATTTtaaaaaaagtaggaaaattCATTATTCGCTGTAGAACAGAAATAGTAATAATTGGGACTGAAATCGTGCATCTGATCATTGCTTCAATCACTTCAAATTAACTCCAATCATTGCTTCAACTACGAGATCAATAATGTTATCATTCTAACAAAAAAAGAATTAACTCCAATCAAACTCCAAATGTCACTCAGTAAATCAAATTAAGCACATAAAACATCCCTCGCATCAAACATTCAACTAACAAAACTTCACCGGCTACAtataaaactctatataaataCTAAATATAAACCTTAAACCTAAAGCTAAACCTAATCTGAACGAACCAGTGATAAAATTAAGACAAATCCACATAGTTCAGTTGATCAGATGAGAAGATTAACATTGCATGCTTCAGATCAATGTCATAGGGAACAAAAGCAGGTGTACACGAAACAATTGCTGGAGCAGTGATACATACTGATGTGCAAGAAACGATCAAGGTTATAACctctttaataaaaaaaaatggcaaaCAATGGTATAAGCAGATTGAATAAGAAAAAATGCATGCAATCCTAAGACTAGCCTacatttatatataaaaaataccGAGTGAAGAATGGTATAGGCCACAAAATCTTAAAAACAGGTGGACCATGCGGAGATGAAAGGGTGGAAAAGAATGACCGTAAAGAATAGGGATTCATATATTTAACTGACTTGCAAAAAATGAAAGGTTAAAACAAACTAACAATTGCTGAAAGAATCATATATGTAAGCATAGACATCAGAATGTGTACAGAATACAAAACATTCGTATGGCCTCCTCGGACAAGAGTTCCTCAGCAGTGTGTACAGCACAAGAAACGACTGGATCTTGTTGGGTTCGTAGTTGTTGCCTTCCACCAGTGGACACCTTCCTCAGGCCTTGGTTCCAACCACAGTCACCACACGGGAACAAGAGTGGATATTGAAGAGGGTCATAGCAGCCATAAAAATGCATAATCCTATGAGACTCATTAGACTTTCCCGAAACTACAATATGTGGCTGCTAGATTCACTCGAGGAGGTGGCTTCAGGCCATATAACAGCAACTTCATCAGATGTAGGAGAGTTATACACACGTTGGTCAGGCACTGTGTTTTTATTAAGCACTATATGTGTGTTCTCTCTAATTTCCATCTCTTTCAAAGAGCGGAAAAATCTAGCGTAGGGATTCCTTTGGGTAACATTCATGAGGATGTTGATAACATCTTCGCGTAACTCAGGGAAACATCCTAATCGGTTTTCAGCTTCATGTTGGGCGTCATAAAAATAAAGTTGCAAATATTTAGGGTTGTCATTACCAGGGAGCAAATCAGGAACGTAGTGATAAATTTGGCCATGAAGTTTAAAGACATAGATCCCTTTTTGAGTTTTTGCGTCaacgcccccccccccccccaagtgaaCTAAATGCAAACATATTGTTATATAGTCGTGCATACTTCCTGAAATGCAGAGCATCTTCATCTTGAGAAGTGAACAGGCGCACAAGTTCGTCAGGATAGGCATTGGAAGCTATCTCGACCTCTCCATTGCCGCAACAGAAATGCAAGGACTCATAAGCAAACTTCTTCGCATTGCATTTAGGGAAATATTGAGGCAGAGGCAGTGCCAATGGTTCGTGGGGAATATCCTCACCAATAACTGCTAGAGGGACCTCTGGTTTTGACAGAATGACCGTAAGGGTTAGAAAATCAATTCATGGAGGTCAACAAATATAAGTGAAGTGAGTTCCAATATATTTACTTTTTTTCTGTGTTACTCGGCGCTCCTTCCGGGGTCTTTGGGATGGTCTCGGGCCAGGTTCACCAAAACCACTGTAGAGGACAAAACAAGGATTTAGCTTGTTGTGATGCAACACAGATGCAGAAGGGAAAAAGACATATGAGAACAGTACCTATGTGGACTGGCAAGAGAAAGGGCTTGTGCGGGCGGGGTGAGGTTACTCGTATATAGCCGTGGAGAAGGGTGCATGCGGCTCACAGTACCCGGTGTCGAGGTTGATGAGTAATACGGAAAAGTGTCTGGCGGTTGCGATGTTGGCTGCGAAACAGGCGCTGCAGGTATGTAAAAGAGAAAACGGGATTAAGCTAAGGGCTCTGGTTAAGGTATGCAATTGAGAGGTATAGGTGTCTGACTTCTTGGGTTGGGCAGGGGACATAGTGTTCCATGTTGATTGGATGGGCCTGCCCTAGTATGTCCAGCTCCACTAAAGTGGTCACAAATCGTGTTAGAAGGTTGTGAATGAAAAAAATGTGAGCATTGTTCATAGTGTAAGCATTACCTATCTGAGCCAGCATGAATTGTGCTTTCAGTAGGCCGTAGACGTTTGTTCCGTCTTACCCCGGGGGGTGGTGAGCTTAAGAGCCTCTTTTGTGAGCATAATATGTAGGCACCATATAATAAACATGAGACATGTCAGGCATCCGCACGTCACACTTGAACAGACAAGTAACTATAGAAGGCAAGAAATTACCCATGGTTTATGCGGTTCCGGCAACCATGGTCAAACACCAAACAAACAAGCTAAGTGATAACCTGCAGTTAGAAGACGAACACTTACAGATCAGTATGAACCAGCAAGGGCAGTGAACCAGCAAACAACCAAGTCATCATTTTATAATTAGGAGAGCTACACTATTTGGTTGCATGAACAAACACTGGTTATAATCACAAATGACAGCATTGGAACTTCCCAAACCATGTGaatacaaaatcaaaaaatatgaACCAGTTAAGGTGTTTTCATCCTTACCCAAAAAATACCAGTAAACGGGAACATTAAAAAAAACGGTGGGAGAACTAAACTTAGATACTTGATGCACTGACAACTATGGCAAgtgaaaagaacaaaaacaacaTCTCCGGCAGGGAAAGTATAAGCTATATATGGTAACCACTCTTATAAATCTTACATTCAAAACATGATCCAGAATGTTTCAAGGATTTACTAACAATATATGGTGATTACTTTCTAAATTAAAGAAGCAAAAATAGGCAAAGACCAGACTATGCTACTTGCAGATACAAGAGTAAAATCTCGATTTTTATCCTTGCATATCAAACTCCCCGATTAGGTAGGTTCCAACAGCTGTACACTAAAACCTACAGTATGCTACACAATTGTAAGCGTAAAATTCACAGAATATTACCTGACCCCCTTTGTAAACTGACTTTTAGGAACAACTCTTAACGGATAAGTCAAAATAAATACACACAATTTCAAAAGCATTTAAATACCCGGGACATCGACGGGGCCATAAACTGTAAATACAAACTAAATATCCTCTATAACTATGggttgtttaaataaaattaagtgTAGACATCAGAAACGAAcaacaaattataaaaaaacAAGTACATTTCAGTTAAAAAatgaaaagttaaaaaagaAAGGCAAAGGCAGTACTTCAAAAGGGACTTATTTCATTTCAGTTGTTTTTCTCGGAGAACTACATTACAAATTACACAAACCCCTTACAAAATCCCAAGGCCCTTAGAAAAGCACAAAAGCTTACATAGACCCCAACGTTAATAGCCTGGCCTGTAAGTGACAAAGGCAGGCAACAAAGGCATCATAAGTGCCTGATAACAAAATGCATTACCAACAAAATACATGGCCTATGAAGTGTACAAACTAAGGAGGTAAGTATGCACTATGCATCTACCTAGTTAGGACAAAAGGTTCTAAACAACTTAATCGTTCTTCTGGCGCTTGAAGACAAGGTCGAGCTTAGATGGAACTGAGTAAAAAACTGGCAGCTCAGTGTTTGATGCAGCAATAAAGGACGGCCTTGAAATAGGGAGGGATGCTTTTGGATTTGTAGGGGGGAGCGGGACAGACAAAATAGAAGGAATCCGGTATGCCGAAGCCCGAGGAGTGATACAAACCTGCTCCACAAGTAACAACGAAGGCTCCAGTTCCACCTCAATCCCCAGAACACGCCCTTTTAGGTCAAGTAACTCTCTCTTTCTAAAGTACAGAGCACATCACCAAAATTTGAGTCAGAAGGGTTGTAATTTGCATCAACCACATCGAAACTGTACACAGCCATGAGATAGTGAATGGCCTTCTTTGCAAGGTTTTGTTTAGCAGCTGCAAGAGTAAGGCAGCGGTCACTGAAGATGCACTCATAGTCAAAGAGGCTGGTTGGGGGCGTGACAGTGAACCATGCAGTGAACTGAGCAGGACCATGCTCAACAGTCTCGATAGGAGTGCTACGGACCGCGATTGTCCTGAACACAGCGCGCAAAATAGACATGAAGTCCACAGACACCTGcctagtgtgagggggtcgaaaaagcacgaggctaatgcgtgacctcgtccctcgtgggcgtgacgtttctttttgtcaaatcaagtgtaattggatttcttgtgagtttacacccaattgactagtaatataggagtcgtcattcagtttttaacgacaatgagaaaaactgacaaaacccggttatcgtgacataaagggagtgcaattatgtttgaccacgacgaccataggtttccttgtgatccctggtgtggggatcgctcaacgtacacctgcagggtagagattgagggttcgggggactgtaactaccgagaggagtactcgctcttcgataactccagaggcaggatatccttactagctcagcataaataattgaagggacatgcgttaactattaaactaatctgaattgattttaacagtatgcaacacataataatagatcgatcatgattatctggtttagattgatttaagggacctagcatgatagttcaattgtccaagatattatctttattaggcgtgatagaacaatcagattaataatttaacagttttataaaagggcgaggaaagcgattaaatcatgcgaagggacacattacgacgcacccttgagaggtgcgtcacggttctcagaaaactaaccactttggctttgctatttctccttttatttaacgaatctcaaattccgggcaaggttccagtatccgggcttaattcttcagctacaagggacaggatacgttctgttcgatttttggatcgattgcgagaGAACGcgagatcaatttcgcagcgtaacgcttaggcttaggggttggagtcaatactcagaatatgaattgtgtgttcttttcacgtcgattatgaggctgtatttatagggaagagtttgtggaaagatagattttaagatactaatccaaaaagaattaggaaagaacacgtacccaggtaatttcagcgtccagggctgggcgccgaagatttcggcgcccagagccaggcgttgaaaataggatctgggccgtattttcttgtcagatttggactcgtggaatacggagtctttgagacttatccgagtcttttagtgcgtattaactttatgacggaatgcgtctgggcccgttacgaactctaggctcgttaggattttaattaatacgtaactctttatTTTCGAAGTacactaggaataggattcctcttgcaaattctatctcttttaggatttatgttggagtgcaacacctaattctgacaggtttctatcttttatgacttgccacttttagcaactacccattacgacatttactattttagcaggtttctataaataacaggtttctataaataacaggtttcgggtgaaatgaaaagggtgatcgagattctttattttataggagatgcgttgccaagtggagattttatgttctcatcatcgaaccttccctttcgggaatggggacaaaagttgGTGTCTACACCTAGCGTCTGTAGGAACATCCTCGTCCAAGTCCTCATGCAAAACATCCTTTGGTTCCCCTTTCTCCATGCGTTGGAACTCGGTCCTCTTTAGACTAAACAGCCTACCACACCAAGCAAACATTTGCCTCTTCAGAGATGTGACATCCTCAACAGTCACTTTGAATTTCCTCATGAGGTCACGCACGGCTTTTTGTGCTGCCTTCTCACACGAGTCTCCTACCTTATCAGCTGGGCCGCCAACATAAACGTAAGCAATAGGACCACAATATGTCTTCACAACCACAGTGGCATTGTTCTTAGAGATATCCAGAAACTGATATACCGGCTCAGAGAAGTTCAGGCATTGAGCAATCTGCAACAGCAGAGGGTGAAAAGGGATCACGACCTTGGTGTGTGCTACAGCCATAACCTGTAACGCTGCAAAACATGACTTTAGACGTGGCGACCAAGCAGCCAACCAAGCCAGCAACATCAAGACACCTTAGGCGAGGAAAAGGAGGCTACACGATACCAAGAATCTGCTGGACCCGCAAAACAAACCACAGACCACCTTGTCGTAAACTAAACCAGCTATTGCAAGCCTAAGAGGCAACCATCACAAATGGCAAGGATGAGTTGCACATTGTTATAAAATGGGCCTGGTGTATGGGGGTTATAAAATAACAACCTAAGAAACAGACATGGTTGCAGCAGGTTGAAAGAGCCAGAAGTCAGGTTCTGGAAAATGGAAGGATCATGTACAATCAAAGCATGGTTCAGTAGGGAAATTCATTTTCACCTGCCACCAGCCGAGGAATCCCTCAGGTGAAAGGTGAAAGGCATACAATCCTAGGCGTGGCTTGGAAAGGGGAGGCAACAAAATAAAGAGGGGCCTAAATAAACCACAAACGCTCGAATCAAACACCCGTGTAGCAATCCTAGACCAATCGCCCCTTACACGGTAGTTACAACAACCTTAAACTACAACTCTATACAAAGGAGTTAAAGCAGACCCACATCCACAAACAACATACAGAATAAAACAGCCAAAACACTAAATGCAAACAACATACTGAAACCGAAGCAACTAATTGATACAGGGTAAGACATAATTTAAGTAAGGCAACAGATCAAAGTGGTACCTTGTGACAGTTGGAAGGAGATGGAACAGAACAACCTCCGCAACGACAAACAATGCACTCTGAAAAGGGAAGCAAGCACAGTCAAGTAAGGCATCGAAAGACATTAATGTTGGCCATACAAGAACAACAATGATTTCTTATGAATGTCATACAAGAACAATGATCAGGTACTTATGCCTCATGAATTACTTGGGTGTGCCATTTATTTCAGCAGATAGAAGAAATCAACAACAATCACTTTTGCAGATAGTATACGGAAATGTTTAAAACATGTTTGATTACAACAACGCATAGCAAATCCTCGTGCCATTTATTTCAGCAGATAAAAGAAATCAACAACAATCACTTTTCCAGATTTAAGTTCTATAACTTTTTTTCTATCAAAATAATAGTTAGCTCCTAAGAACACACACaagtaattaaatcattaaaaaccttaagtATTGAATAGACCAGTAACAATTCGGAGAGAAATTGTGAATTAAAACACAGATTACCATTCCTCATTTAACCACCTAAAATGAAATCCATCTAATCAATAGCAAATCTCTTAATTAAACAATTGTGCACTCAAGAATTTTCTTAAAATACAACAGAAACACATATGTTAATTAATTTATTCTAGCCTTTGGAAACTAACACACAACTGAATAACATTTAAAAAATGTAAATGTAGAGAATTCAAGCTCACAAACAGCCACCTAAAGTGTTTAAGCTAAAAAACAAGAGAGTACCTTGCTAGTGAACAAAGAAGGTTAAGTAAACAGAAGAGGGCAAATACCTAATGAACCAATAGAAAAAGAATCCACATTTATATACACACATGACACAAGGCAAACAGAAAAAGGCtgtaatcaaaattaaattgtgtagacacctacttttgtccccattcccgaaagggaaggttcgatgatgagaacataaaatctccacttggcaacgcatctcctataaaataacgaatctcgatcatccttttcatttcagccaaacctgctatttatagaaacctgctagaaatagtaactgccataacgggtagttgttaaaagtggcaagacataaaagatagaaacctgtcagaattaggtgttgcactccaacataaatcctaaaagagatagaatttacaaaagGAATTTtgttcctggtataattcgaaaataagagttacatattaattaaaatcctaacgaacctagagttcgtaacgggcccagacgcattccgtcataaagttaatacgcactaaaagacttgggtaagtctcaaaagctccgtgttctacgagtccaaatctgacaaggaactcggcccagaccctattttcaacgcctggttctgggcgccgaaatcttcggcgcccaaccctgggcgctgaaaatacctggggaccgtgttgtctccgaattcttcttggattcgtgctctaaaaatctatctttcccaataaatacagcctcaaaatcgacgtgaaaggaacacacacaattcataatctgagtattgactccaaccctaagcctaagcctcacgctgcgaaattcatcccgcgttttgtcgcaatcgacccaaaagtcgaacagaacgtatcctgtcccttgtagctgaagaattaagcccggatactggaaccttgcttggaaactcgagattcgttaaataaaaggagaaatagcaaagccaaagtggttacttttctgagaaccacaacgcacctctcaagggtgcgttgtaatgtgtcccttcgtatgatttaaatcgctttcatcacccttttataaaattgctaaactattaatttgatttatctatcacgcctaataaagataataccttggacaattgaactatcatgctaggtaccttaaatcaatctaaacaagataatcacgatcggtttagtattatgtgttgcatattgctaaaatcaattcagagtagtttaatagctaacgcatgtcccttcaattatttatgctgagctagtaaggataacctgcctctggagttatcgatgagcactcctctcggtagttacagtcacccgaactctcaatctctgccctgcgggtgtacgttgagcgatccccacaccagggatcacaagggaacctatagccgtcgtggtcaaacataattgcactccctttatgtcacgataaccgggttttgtcagtttttctcattgtcgttaaaaactgaatggcgactcctatattactagtagattgggtgtaaactcacaggaaatccaattacacttgatctgacaacgtcacgcccaagagggacgaggtcacgcattagcctcgtgctttttcgaccccctcacagtggcgactccactggggaagtgaaggaaatactcgtgctcgtaggtaatcaaaatagccgaagggtgaaacgatcctaccccgcgtttgtttccctatcaagttgggacgacctgaaaatcagcatttTAATGTGAActggcagaaccgcataacgaatcttggatcccttggcatgtttcatctcgggagttgggactaaggatacccatcgccaaccggggggtgcatacgcttcgaatgttgtccactcggcacttttcgctagtagtacacccgtcccaaacccaatcgctcgctcactaggtccctctcattggtgcatgcccccttggcttacatcatgattggcctcttgggacgaaattcgtctgttgaaggcactacctcgaccggggcatgtgttggatctacgatagaagcggtaccaagccggcgcaaatattacccacagaagcctatcataaaccacatgacatattattatcttGCCTCATGTTGTAATgatagttatgtgtagcgaattatgtgattgtgtatgacgaataatactagaaaaccaacgatctTAAAAAATtgtccaaacattcataaacaccaatcgGCCAaggagttataccaaaatacgtgttccgcaaccccgggtgatcgccacaaaaataagcgacgcccaggacggcccgtaacggatcccacaacgctgcacaacgcgtaaaggatgttattaggcaagcacgcaaaattaagtcgcatgtacaaaaaaggatacgcgaacagaatacgagtaccagtcagggacgcattttcagcgcccctggctgggcgccaaacatTTTCACGCCctccgctgggcgctgaagttgctgcctggcctcttggtcaggcacaacagcctcggtacccgcgcataaaatatacgtgacaataaaaaaaattcgtgaaaattgctgcgaggacgtatgaaaagaggcactcgattctaaaaacgacttataaaaaataaataactctttgtgtcgttgttgggcctcctatgacgacaatgttcggctcccaaactcgagcatgctaatttaaataactatgaatgtcacaagggcaaagattttcgaaaatataaaagagttcaaaagtgcacacatagtagtccaaatatactagtccgacttaagggtagtcataaagtGTCTGAAAGCCGGCTCATGAaataaactaatgtgtctcctactccacaacgatgatgcagggcccctgaatacctacccgtgatagccatcaaggatcgCAATGGAAGTGGCATGTCCTGAACATCTattcctagaggtcgcacaaacccaagagatgcatgctctgg encodes:
- the LOC110805900 gene encoding uncharacterized protein, whose protein sequence is MHGPCGHLNPQCPCMKHKGHTNHCKSGYPKKFCPETKTSKDGFPLYRRRDTSDAVSIRKAHLDNRWVIPYNPYLSSLFDCHINVKVFSSIQAVKYLYKYVYKGHDRITFNVVQPGGQRAVDEIDQFQSGRWVSPCEAAWRIFGFDLYEMHPAVLPLQVHLPNMHTVQIRPHERLDALVAADRQSRTFLTEFFRANAATPDGTGCLYGQFTEKYRWDGASKQWLLRKNKTIVVGRLAFVAPSEGERYFLRLLLVHVPIPKSFEDLLTVDGYRCVTFQEAALKRNLLEEDDAVDLCLAEACAVQMPIALCSLFATVLIFCQPSNLNALWLKFYSALSEDFKHQFPDSEAKVRQLTTRSVEQCLEEMGKSLKTFGLEHLIEPTDDELARTRDIIDSLDAPIPNHCIRCRDSLNLAQQEAFTCIIEHVKQKKPGAFFIDGPGGIGKTFLYNALYTEIRLMGLIVLPTATSGIAAANIPSGRTTHSRFKIPIDIEASLSCNVPKQGILAALIKETTLIIWDEASMARKENVESLDLLLRDLCDGNQLFGGKLVVFGGDFRQVLPVLPHKTQREAVGVSLVSSALWPKLTKFRLTENIRAREDPQFSAFLLALGNGELQTAENNYVQLPSEVVKPLEHGKDPIRDLTSLTFPELDLHSFTSDIFTTRAILTPMNDDVDSINTELIKKFPGQAVTYKIFDMMLDDNCKVYPTEFINTLCPGGMSPHELVLKEGSPVILLRNILPSSGLCNGTRLICKGFFPNVIECVILTGHHKGKHVFIPRVKQRPSPSSKHPILFQRKQFPVKLSFAMTINKSQGQTLSQVAVYLPRPCFSHGQLYVALSRARQASQVTVIPPNTPQQISGTHVENVISYEVLQMAGII